From Carassius auratus strain Wakin unplaced genomic scaffold, ASM336829v1 scaf_tig00035044, whole genome shotgun sequence, a single genomic window includes:
- the LOC113081796 gene encoding nipped-B-like protein B isoform X2, translated as MNGDMPHVPITTLAGIASLTDLLNQLPLPSPLPVTTTKSLLYNGRIAEEVSCLLSRRDDTLVSQLAHSLNQVSTEHIELKDNLGSDDPEGDVPLLLQTVLSRNPNLFREKSLMQQPMLSPYKMPQNSMHGSPASNYQQTTITPSPPSRYVQPPAGSGTRYMPQQNSPVPSPYAPQSPAGYMQFSHPPSYPQHQQIQQVSVSSPIVPGGMRNIHDNKVSCQVSGNSNHNARHCSNDEYISIVQRLGNDESDPAMRNASFPVRSICSPAGSEGTPKVGSRPPLILQSPPPYTSPRDAASEPPLGLT; from the exons ATGAATGGGGATATGCCTCATGTTCCTATCACCACTCTCGCTGGGATCGCAAGCCTCACTGACC TGTTAAATCAGCTGCCTCTCCCTTCCCCTCTACCTGTCACTACCACTAAGAGCCTGCTGTATAATGGGAGGATCGCCGAGGAGGTCAGCTGTCTGCTGTCCCGGCGGGACGACACGCTTGTGTCTCAGCTGGCGCACAGCCTCAACCAGGTGTCCACTGAGCACAT AGAGCTGAAGGACAACTTGGGCAGTGATGACCCAGAAGGAGATGTGCCTCTACTGCTGCAGACGGTGCTATCAAGGAATCCCAATCTCTTCAGGGAGAAAA GTTTAATGCAACAGCCAATGTTATCACCATACAAGATGCCTCAGAATTCAATGCATGGAAGTCCGGCATCAAACTACCAGCAAACCACTATAACTCCAAGCCCTCCCAG CCGATATGTTCAACCTCCGGCAGGTTCTGGTACCAGGTACATGCCACAGCAGAACAGCCCAGTGCCCAGCCCGTATGCGCCACAGAGCCCTGCAGGCTACATGCAGTTCAGCCATCCACCCAGCTACCCTCAGCACCAACAGATCCAGCAAG TATCTGTATCCAGTCCAATAGTTCCTGGTGGCATGAGAAACATCCATGACAACAAGGTCTCCTGTCAAGTGTCTGGTAACTCCAACCATAATGCAAGGCATTGCTCCAACGATGAGTACATCAGCATTGTCCAGAGACTTGGAAATGAT GAGAGTGACCCCGCTATGAGAAACGCCTCCTTCCCTGTACGCTCCATATGCTCTCCTGCTGGAAGTGAAGGGACGCCGAAAG TTGGATCTCGGCCGCCCCTGATTCTTCAGTCTCCTCCACCCTACACCTCCCCAAGAGATGCTGCTTCTGAACCTCCTCTTGGACTCACCTGA
- the LOC113081796 gene encoding nipped-B-like protein B isoform X1: MNGDMPHVPITTLAGIASLTDLLNQLPLPSPLPVTTTKSLLYNGRIAEEVSCLLSRRDDTLVSQLAHSLNQVSTEHIELKDNLGSDDPEGDVPLLLQTVLSRNPNLFREKSTPTRYGVQGGLMQQPMLSPYKMPQNSMHGSPASNYQQTTITPSPPSRYVQPPAGSGTRYMPQQNSPVPSPYAPQSPAGYMQFSHPPSYPQHQQIQQVSVSSPIVPGGMRNIHDNKVSCQVSGNSNHNARHCSNDEYISIVQRLGNDESDPAMRNASFPVRSICSPAGSEGTPKVGSRPPLILQSPPPYTSPRDAASEPPLGLT, from the exons ATGAATGGGGATATGCCTCATGTTCCTATCACCACTCTCGCTGGGATCGCAAGCCTCACTGACC TGTTAAATCAGCTGCCTCTCCCTTCCCCTCTACCTGTCACTACCACTAAGAGCCTGCTGTATAATGGGAGGATCGCCGAGGAGGTCAGCTGTCTGCTGTCCCGGCGGGACGACACGCTTGTGTCTCAGCTGGCGCACAGCCTCAACCAGGTGTCCACTGAGCACAT AGAGCTGAAGGACAACTTGGGCAGTGATGACCCAGAAGGAGATGTGCCTCTACTGCTGCAGACGGTGCTATCAAGGAATCCCAATCTCTTCAGGGAGAAAAGTACGCCCACCCGATATGGGGTTCAGGGCG GTTTAATGCAACAGCCAATGTTATCACCATACAAGATGCCTCAGAATTCAATGCATGGAAGTCCGGCATCAAACTACCAGCAAACCACTATAACTCCAAGCCCTCCCAG CCGATATGTTCAACCTCCGGCAGGTTCTGGTACCAGGTACATGCCACAGCAGAACAGCCCAGTGCCCAGCCCGTATGCGCCACAGAGCCCTGCAGGCTACATGCAGTTCAGCCATCCACCCAGCTACCCTCAGCACCAACAGATCCAGCAAG TATCTGTATCCAGTCCAATAGTTCCTGGTGGCATGAGAAACATCCATGACAACAAGGTCTCCTGTCAAGTGTCTGGTAACTCCAACCATAATGCAAGGCATTGCTCCAACGATGAGTACATCAGCATTGTCCAGAGACTTGGAAATGAT GAGAGTGACCCCGCTATGAGAAACGCCTCCTTCCCTGTACGCTCCATATGCTCTCCTGCTGGAAGTGAAGGGACGCCGAAAG TTGGATCTCGGCCGCCCCTGATTCTTCAGTCTCCTCCACCCTACACCTCCCCAAGAGATGCTGCTTCTGAACCTCCTCTTGGACTCACCTGA